The Afipia massiliensis genome has a segment encoding these proteins:
- the speE gene encoding polyamine aminopropyltransferase, translating to MWWRPSLSGGSSVEGRAAARVHFDQRAPAGDSAMKWFQEELYPGFSQRIAVTDCLLERQTQFQKIQIFETPVFGKVLALDNAIQITERDNHIYHEMLVHVPMFAHGDVKDVLIVGGGDGGCLREALKHPVVSVTMVEIDSEVVELSRRFFPEVSGDAFLDDRADILIDDAYRYLAEEKRRFDLILIDSTDPVGDAARLFTEEFYQRCFLRLRGSGMIVIQGGSPPFRTESTEAGARSFMSVFGQLQDYIAPVPSYPMGMIALRGASMAGDSLSPCIATIRARVEKQAITTRYYEPGTHRAAFELLRGGRAMVTAGQQALSF from the coding sequence GTGTGGTGGCGCCCGTCCCTATCAGGCGGCTCAAGTGTTGAGGGACGCGCTGCGGCCCGAGTTCATTTCGATCAGCGAGCACCGGCGGGGGATTCAGCAATGAAGTGGTTTCAGGAAGAGCTTTATCCGGGATTCTCCCAGCGTATCGCCGTCACGGATTGCCTGCTTGAAAGGCAGACGCAATTTCAGAAAATCCAGATTTTCGAAACGCCCGTGTTCGGAAAGGTGCTGGCGCTCGACAACGCAATCCAGATCACCGAGCGTGATAATCACATCTATCATGAGATGCTTGTGCATGTTCCGATGTTCGCTCACGGCGATGTCAAAGACGTTCTCATCGTGGGAGGCGGCGATGGCGGCTGCCTGCGTGAGGCGCTCAAGCATCCGGTGGTTTCAGTCACAATGGTTGAGATCGACAGTGAGGTCGTCGAGCTGTCGCGGCGGTTTTTCCCCGAGGTATCCGGCGATGCATTCCTAGACGACCGCGCGGATATCTTGATTGACGATGCTTACAGATATCTGGCCGAGGAGAAGCGGCGCTTTGATCTCATCCTGATTGACTCGACCGATCCTGTTGGGGACGCGGCCAGACTATTCACCGAGGAATTCTATCAGAGATGTTTCCTGCGGCTTCGCGGCTCGGGAATGATCGTGATCCAGGGCGGTTCACCTCCGTTTCGGACTGAATCGACGGAGGCTGGCGCGCGGTCGTTCATGTCGGTGTTCGGGCAGTTGCAGGACTACATTGCTCCGGTGCCCAGCTATCCGATGGGGATGATTGCCCTCAGGGGCGCGTCGATGGCGGGCGATTCGCTATCGCCATGTATTGCGACGATCCGTGCGCGTGTCGAAAAGCAGGCAATCACGACCAGGTATTATGAGCCGGGGACGCACCGGGCGGCGTTTGAATTGCTGCGGGGAGGCCGTGCTATGGTTACCGCCGGCCAGCAAGCGTTATCGTTCTGA
- a CDS encoding S-adenosylmethionine decarboxylase family protein, with protein MPDDLCTIDISPIVTVARTARWTVGMTRRLAADGDQFVVIGGDHSCAISTWNGMSDALRNTWPEYSFAAADIFMCGGARPYQAAQVLRDALRPEFISISEHRRGIQQ; from the coding sequence ATGCCGGACGACCTATGTACGATTGATATCTCGCCGATTGTGACCGTTGCGCGGACGGCTCGCTGGACGGTCGGCATGACTCGTCGGTTAGCCGCCGACGGCGATCAGTTCGTCGTGATCGGTGGTGATCATTCCTGCGCAATCAGCACGTGGAACGGGATGTCTGACGCACTGCGAAATACCTGGCCCGAGTATTCATTCGCGGCCGCCGACATATTCATGTGTGGTGGCGCCCGTCCCTATCAGGCGGCTCAAGTGTTGAGGGACGCGCTGCGGCCCGAGTTCATTTCGATCAGCGAGCACCGGCGGGGGATTCAGCAATGA
- a CDS encoding VOC family protein — MIEGISAITLATHEMSRAVRFYRALGFEILHGGEESSFTSFRAGTSYLNLIAQPAERRWSWWGRVIFYVTDVDALYNRALAAGCQPTTTPRDAEWGERFFHLTDPDGHELSFARPLLPV; from the coding sequence ATGATCGAGGGGATCAGCGCAATCACACTGGCCACGCACGAAATGTCGCGAGCTGTCAGATTCTACCGCGCGCTGGGGTTCGAGATCCTGCATGGCGGCGAAGAGTCGTCATTCACCAGCTTTCGAGCAGGGACGAGCTATCTTAACCTCATCGCCCAGCCTGCTGAGCGGCGCTGGTCCTGGTGGGGGCGCGTAATCTTTTATGTCACCGATGTTGATGCACTTTACAACCGTGCGCTCGCAGCAGGGTGCCAGCCAACGACCACGCCCCGCGATGCCGAATGGGGTGAGCGCTTCTTCCACCTAACAGACCCTGACGGCCATGAACTCAGTTTCGCTCGGCCTTTGCTCCCGGTTTAA
- a CDS encoding complex I NDUFA9 subunit family protein — MVTTNGRIVTVFGGTGFLGHRIVRRLRYRGFPVRVASRHPDRGHGLFGSDDPQLQSVQANIHDEQSVADATAGAYGVVNAVSLYIENGRETFHSVHVESAQRVAAQAHRAGVERLVHVSGIGADTASQSQYIRKRGEGELAVQAAFADALLIRPAVMFGPDDAFLTTILKLLRQLPIYPMFGRGLTRLQPAYVGDVAEAIGRVMQNAETPSMIFELGGPRVYSYEELLRAIARQAGLAPLLIPIPFAIWYALTWASETFPSPLLTRNQVELMQIDTVSSPEMPGFIELGISPHSVEAILQRMLSNSR; from the coding sequence ATGGTGACAACGAACGGTCGTATCGTGACCGTGTTTGGCGGAACCGGATTTCTCGGCCACCGCATCGTTCGGCGTCTGCGCTATCGTGGATTTCCTGTTCGGGTCGCGTCAAGGCATCCGGATCGGGGGCACGGACTTTTTGGTTCTGATGATCCGCAACTTCAATCCGTTCAGGCCAACATCCACGACGAGCAATCAGTCGCGGACGCGACTGCGGGCGCTTACGGCGTTGTAAATGCAGTCAGTCTTTACATCGAGAACGGACGAGAGACTTTTCATTCCGTTCACGTCGAGTCGGCCCAACGGGTAGCAGCGCAAGCGCACCGCGCCGGAGTCGAACGGCTCGTCCACGTTTCAGGAATCGGTGCCGATACCGCCTCACAATCACAATACATCCGAAAGCGCGGCGAAGGCGAATTGGCGGTCCAGGCCGCGTTCGCCGATGCACTTTTAATCCGTCCGGCGGTGATGTTCGGACCAGACGACGCGTTTCTCACCACCATCCTCAAGCTCCTCCGCCAGCTTCCAATCTATCCGATGTTTGGCCGCGGTCTGACCAGGCTGCAGCCGGCCTATGTGGGGGATGTTGCGGAGGCGATTGGCCGGGTCATGCAGAACGCCGAGACGCCTTCGATGATCTTCGAACTCGGCGGCCCGCGTGTCTACTCCTACGAAGAACTTCTCAGAGCTATTGCGCGCCAAGCCGGCCTTGCGCCCCTATTGATTCCGATCCCGTTTGCCATTTGGTACGCACTCACATGGGCCTCCGAAACGTTTCCGAGTCCACTCCTCACTCGCAATCAAGTGGAACTGATGCAGATCGATACCGTGTCATCACCGGAGATGCCTGGATTTATTGAACTTGGGATTTCGCCGCATTCAGTCGAGGCAATTCTCCAGAGAATGTTATCGAACAGCAGATGA
- the tenA gene encoding thiaminase II has product MSFFERLKTEASAEWRAYTEHPFTNGLADGSLAEAAFRHYLVQDYLFLIEFARAYALSVYKSPKLADMREAAAGLSTILDIEMNLHVKLCAGWGLSPSDLEQTPPAVEMLAYTRYVLDAGMRGDLLALKVALAPCVIGYAEIATRLASRPEARAATNPYRVWIAEYAGAPYQEVAVKARAHLESLADLYATPAREAELIAIFKEATRLEADFWEMGWRAGQHVE; this is encoded by the coding sequence ATGAGTTTCTTTGAGCGTCTAAAGACAGAAGCATCCGCCGAGTGGCGGGCGTACACCGAGCATCCCTTCACGAACGGGTTGGCAGACGGTTCGCTCGCCGAAGCTGCGTTTCGTCACTACCTCGTTCAGGACTACCTGTTCCTCATCGAGTTTGCTCGCGCGTACGCGCTCTCCGTCTACAAGTCGCCCAAGCTCGCTGACATGCGCGAAGCGGCGGCCGGCCTCTCGACCATCCTCGACATCGAGATGAATCTGCATGTGAAGCTCTGCGCCGGCTGGGGCCTGTCGCCCAGCGATCTTGAACAAACCCCTCCGGCGGTCGAGATGCTGGCCTATACACGCTACGTGCTCGACGCGGGAATGCGCGGCGATCTGCTGGCACTCAAGGTGGCGCTTGCCCCCTGCGTGATCGGCTACGCGGAGATCGCGACGCGGCTCGCCTCGCGACCCGAGGCGCGCGCTGCAACGAACCCATATCGCGTTTGGATCGCCGAGTATGCCGGTGCGCCGTACCAGGAGGTCGCGGTGAAAGCGCGGGCGCACCTGGAGAGCCTCGCCGATCTCTACGCTACGCCGGCCCGCGAGGCAGAGCTGATCGCGATCTTCAAGGAAGCCACCCGGCTCGAGGCCGACTTCTGGGAAATGGGCTGGCGGGCGGGCCAGCATGTTGAATAG
- a CDS encoding dodecin family protein translates to MDLAGSSDKGIEDAIQSAIEHASKTIRCLA, encoded by the coding sequence ATCGATCTCGCGGGATCATCGGACAAGGGCATTGAGGACGCTATCCAAAGCGCCATTGAACATGCCAGCAAGACAATCCGATGTTTGGCTTAG
- a CDS encoding 4a-hydroxytetrahydrobiopterin dehydratase has protein sequence MTEALASKTCTPCRGGIPPLTREQVELFHAQAPDWQLAEESHRIERSFRFRNFREALTFVQEIGELAEAEDHHPNISFGWGNATVSLQTKKIKGLHENDFIMATKIDRIFARMTKA, from the coding sequence ATGACCGAAGCTCTTGCTAGCAAAACCTGCACTCCCTGTCGCGGGGGAATACCTCCACTCACGCGCGAGCAAGTTGAGCTCTTTCACGCACAGGCCCCAGACTGGCAACTGGCGGAGGAATCTCACCGCATCGAGCGGAGCTTCCGGTTTCGCAATTTTCGCGAGGCTCTTACCTTTGTTCAGGAGATTGGTGAACTCGCGGAAGCCGAAGACCATCATCCGAATATCAGCTTCGGTTGGGGCAATGCGACGGTCTCTCTGCAGACCAAGAAGATCAAGGGACTGCATGAGAACGACTTCATCATGGCCACCAAGATTGACCGCATATTCGCTCGGATGACCAAGGCGTGA
- the fdxA gene encoding ferredoxin FdxA: MTFVVNESCIRCKIMDCVNVCPVDCFYEGENMLVIHPDECIDCGVCVPECPVDAIKPDSEPGLEKWLSLNAEYAKIWPNITVNKAPPPDSKEWEGKPDKLQYFSPNPGAGD; the protein is encoded by the coding sequence TTGACCTTCGTCGTCAACGAGAGCTGTATTCGCTGCAAAATCATGGATTGCGTCAACGTGTGCCCCGTGGACTGCTTCTACGAGGGCGAGAACATGCTCGTCATCCACCCGGACGAATGCATCGATTGCGGGGTCTGCGTGCCGGAATGCCCAGTCGATGCGATCAAGCCTGACAGCGAGCCGGGGCTTGAGAAATGGCTGTCGCTGAATGCGGAATACGCGAAAATCTGGCCAAATATTACGGTCAATAAAGCGCCCCCGCCCGACTCTAAGGAATGGGAGGGGAAGCCGGACAAACTCCAATACTTCTCACCAAATCCCGGCGCGGGTGATTGA
- a CDS encoding MarR family winged helix-turn-helix transcriptional regulator has product MSARETAELLLQVGRLVQAEGYDGELSPAQWMALRFFARANPFSRTPSAFAEFQATTRGTATQAIKALEAGGYLVRQPVKTDGRSVSLRLTSKGKKALARDPFEVLVRAVDSLDATERTAMHRALHQVLSTLAASGAHRRFGVCQDCTHLGGEMCGNLPSTGSSATECLLFGVPIEPTDAGLLCVHFQPMNEHREDGRTP; this is encoded by the coding sequence ATGTCAGCGCGCGAAACGGCAGAGCTCCTGCTGCAGGTGGGACGGCTCGTACAAGCTGAGGGCTATGACGGCGAACTCAGTCCAGCCCAATGGATGGCGCTCCGCTTCTTCGCCCGTGCCAATCCGTTTTCGCGGACCCCGTCGGCATTCGCGGAATTTCAAGCGACAACCCGCGGCACCGCAACACAAGCCATTAAGGCGCTTGAAGCGGGTGGGTACTTGGTCCGACAACCAGTCAAGACGGACGGGCGAAGCGTAAGTCTGCGATTGACGAGCAAGGGCAAAAAAGCGCTTGCACGCGATCCGTTCGAAGTTCTGGTGCGCGCCGTGGATTCGCTCGACGCGACAGAGCGAACTGCGATGCACCGCGCCCTGCACCAAGTGCTGTCCACTCTAGCTGCGAGTGGGGCGCATCGGCGCTTCGGTGTTTGCCAGGACTGCACGCACCTCGGTGGAGAGATGTGCGGCAACCTGCCGAGCACGGGCTCCTCGGCCACTGAATGCCTGCTGTTCGGCGTTCCGATCGAGCCGACGGACGCGGGTCTCCTCTGCGTCCATTTTCAACCAATGAACGAGCACCGCGAGGACGGACGGACACCATGA
- the rpoH gene encoding RNA polymerase sigma factor RpoH: MARNAALPILTAESGLTHYLEEIRRFPMLERQEEYMLAKRWREHGDRDAAHKLVTSHLRLVTKIARHYRGYGLPISEAISDGNVGLMQAVERFEPEKGFRLATYAVWWIKAAIQQYIQRSWSLVKMGTTANQKKVFFNLRKAQSKISILDDGDMRLDQVKIIARRIGVTETDVIYMNRRLGGDASLNAAIREDGDSSEWQDWLVDESPDQETTLAANEEFDNRRKTLFDALTVLNKRERRIFETRRLAEEQITLVELAEEFGVSRERVRQIEVSAFEKVQNAVKHRVAAMGTPAPLQVH; encoded by the coding sequence ATGGCCCGCAACGCGGCCCTGCCGATCCTTACGGCCGAATCCGGCCTCACCCATTATCTTGAGGAAATCCGGCGGTTCCCGATGTTGGAGCGCCAGGAAGAATACATGCTAGCCAAGCGCTGGCGCGAGCACGGCGATCGCGACGCGGCGCACAAGCTTGTCACCAGCCATCTGCGGCTCGTGACCAAGATCGCCAGGCACTATCGCGGCTACGGCCTGCCGATTTCCGAGGCGATCTCCGACGGCAATGTCGGCCTGATGCAGGCGGTCGAGCGCTTCGAGCCGGAGAAGGGCTTCCGGCTCGCCACCTACGCGGTGTGGTGGATCAAGGCGGCGATCCAGCAATACATCCAGCGCTCGTGGTCGCTAGTGAAGATGGGCACCACGGCCAACCAGAAGAAGGTGTTCTTCAACCTGCGCAAGGCCCAGAGCAAAATCTCCATCCTCGACGATGGCGATATGCGGCTGGACCAGGTGAAGATCATCGCCCGGCGGATCGGCGTCACCGAAACGGACGTGATTTACATGAACCGGCGGCTCGGCGGCGACGCCTCGCTCAACGCCGCGATCCGCGAGGACGGCGATTCCAGCGAGTGGCAGGACTGGCTGGTGGACGAATCCCCGGACCAGGAGACGACGCTCGCCGCGAACGAAGAGTTCGATAACCGCCGCAAGACGCTGTTCGATGCGCTCACCGTGCTCAACAAGCGCGAGCGGCGCATCTTCGAGACACGCCGGCTCGCCGAGGAACAGATCACGCTCGTAGAACTGGCCGAGGAATTCGGCGTCTCGCGCGAGCGCGTGCGCCAGATCGAGGTGAGCGCCTTCGAGAAGGTGCAAAACGCAGTGAAGCACCGCGTCGCGGCGATGGGGACCCCGGCGCCTCTGCAGGTGCATTAG
- a CDS encoding zinc-finger domain-containing protein, translating to MESYPTFHNEVGVPIVRIGCREFKCIGAKPPQDHPHIYLNMGDATEIVCPYCSTLFRFDPSLGAHEADPADCAYGDMD from the coding sequence ATGGAAAGTTATCCGACGTTTCATAATGAAGTCGGGGTGCCGATCGTGCGCATTGGCTGCCGCGAATTCAAGTGCATTGGGGCTAAACCGCCGCAAGATCACCCACACATCTACCTCAATATGGGCGATGCCACTGAGATCGTCTGCCCCTATTGCTCTACGCTATTCCGCTTCGATCCGAGCTTGGGCGCACACGAAGCTGATCCGGCAGATTGCGCTTACGGTGACATGGACTGA
- a CDS encoding thiol-disulfide oxidoreductase DCC family protein — protein sequence MTIVIDPKSPGGINSPHGLILFDGVCVLCSRGGRFVSKRDRRGYFRFVPIQLAEGRPLAEQLGIDPDRPDSFAFLANGQAYVKSEAVLRIARELPCWQWTWIFQFIPRVIRDAIYDLVARNRYRWFGRRDACMPPNSDRSWPS from the coding sequence TTGACAATCGTCATTGATCCAAAAAGTCCTGGCGGTATCAACTCGCCGCATGGCCTGATCTTGTTCGACGGCGTATGCGTCCTGTGCTCGCGCGGCGGCCGCTTCGTGAGCAAACGTGATCGCCGCGGCTATTTTCGCTTCGTTCCGATCCAGTTGGCCGAGGGACGTCCGCTCGCTGAGCAGCTCGGGATCGATCCTGATCGCCCGGATTCCTTTGCCTTCTTGGCGAACGGCCAGGCCTATGTAAAATCCGAAGCTGTGCTGCGCATTGCGCGCGAGCTTCCGTGCTGGCAGTGGACATGGATCTTTCAATTCATCCCACGGGTGATCCGCGACGCGATCTATGACTTGGTCGCGCGCAACCGCTATCGCTGGTTCGGCCGTCGTGACGCTTGCATGCCGCCGAATTCGGATCGTTCGTGGCCATCGTGA